The Cucurbita pepo subsp. pepo cultivar mu-cu-16 chromosome LG08, ASM280686v2, whole genome shotgun sequence genome contains a region encoding:
- the LOC111800173 gene encoding ethylene-responsive transcription factor ERF024-like, which translates to MATSGRHPVYRGVRRRNTGKWVSEIREPRKPNRIWLGTFPTAEMAAVAYDVAALALKGHDTHLNFPNSASSLPVPASRSPSDIQAAAASAAAALGAAAAAIEARSGFHGGRSNDPGEVGNHFMDEDLIFDMPNVLMNMAEGMLLSPPRFNNHGGDDDRADHGTENLWNFF; encoded by the coding sequence ATGGCTACTTCCGGCCGCCACCCCGTTTACCGAGGCGTTCGACGCCGCAACACAGGCAAATGGGTGTCGGAAATTCGCGAGCCCCGGAAGCCTAACCGGATTTGGTTGGGAACCTTCCCGACAGCTGAAATGGCGGCTGTGGCTTATGACGTTGCTGCCCTTGCTCTCAAGGGCCACGACACCCACCTCAATTTCCCCAATTCTGCGTCCTCTCTCCCTGTTCCTGCTTCACGTTCACCCTCTGATATTCAGGCTGCCGCCGCCTCTGCCGCCGCTGCGCTTGGTGCCGCAGCAGCCGCCATCGAGGCAAGAAGTGGTTTTCACGGTGGCCGTAGTAATGATCCAGGGGAAGTGGGAAATCATTTCATGGACGAGGACTTGATTTTTGATATGCCTAATGTTCTAATGAATATGGCGGAAGGAATGCTTCTTAGCCCTCCCCGTTTCAATAATCATGGTGGCGATGACGACAGAGCCGATCATGGTACCGAAAACCTTTGGAATTTTTTCTAA
- the LOC111800274 gene encoding fructose-bisphosphate aldolase 6, cytosolic, with translation MSSFKSKYQDELIANAAYIGTPGKGILAADESTGTIGKRLASINVENVESNRRALRELLFLTPGALQYLSGVILFEETLYQKTAAGKPFVDVLKEGGVLPGIKVDKGTVELAGTNGETTTQGLDGLAQRCQKYYEAGARFAKWRAVLKIGPTEPSQLSINENAYGLARYAAICQENGLVPIVEPEILVDGSHSIDKCAEVTERVLAACYKALNDHHVLLEGTLLKPNMVTPGSEAAKVAPEVIAEYTVRALQRTVPAAVPAIVFLSGGQSEEEATLNLNAMNKLKGKKPWSLSFSFGRALQQSTLKAWAGKDDNVEKARAAFLTRCKANSEATLGTYKGDAVIGEGAAESLHEKDYKY, from the exons ATGAGCTCATTGCCAATGCTGCCTACATTGGCACTCCTGGAAAGGGTATCCTTGCTGCTGATGAGTCAACTGGTACCATTGGCAAACGTTTAGCGAGTATCAATGTCGAGAACGTTGAGTCAAATAGACGTGCTCTTCGAGAACTTCTCTTCCTCACTCCTGGTGCCCTTCAGTATCTCAGTGGAGTTATCCTGTTTGAGGAGACTCTCTACCAGAAGACTGCTGCAG GAAAGCCATTTGTTGATGTTTTGAAGGAAGGCGGTGTGTTGCCTGGCATCAAGGTTGACAAGGGTACTGTTGAACTTGCTGGTACTAATGGTGAAACAACCACCCAGGGTCTTGATGGCCTTGCCCAGCGCTGCCAAAAGTATTACGAAGCCGGTGCTAGGTTTGCTAAGTGGCGTGCTGTGCTCAAGATCGGTCCTACCGAGCCCTCACAATTGTCTATCAATGAAAATGCTTATGGATTGGCTCGATACGCTGCTATCTGCCAGGAGAACGGTCTTGTTCCAATTGTTGAGCCTGAAATTCTGGTTGATGGTTCTCACAGCATTGACAAGTGCGCTGAGGTGACCGAGCGTGTTCTTGCTGCATGCTACAAGGCCCTCAACGATCACCACGTCCTCCTTGAAGGAACTCTATTGAAGCCCAACATGGTAACCCCTGGATCCGAGGCTGCCAAGGTTGCTCCAGAAGTGATCGCCGAGTACACTGTTCGAGCTCTTCAACGCACCGTTCCTGCTGCAGTTCCCGCCATCGTTTTCTTGTCAGGTGGGCAGAGTGAAGAGGAGGCAACTCTCAACCTGAATGCCATGAACAAGCTAAAGGGTAAGAAGCCATGGTCTTTGTCTTTCTCCTTTGGCCGTGCCCTTCAGCAGAGTACTCTCAAGGCATGGGCAGGAAAGGACGACAATGTCGAGAAGGCCCGAGCTGCTTTCCTAACAAGGTGCAAAGCAAACTCCGAGGCAACACTCGGAACTTACAAGGGCGATGCCGTGATCGGTGAGGGCGCAGCTGAGAGTCTTCATGAGAAGGATTACAAGTACTAA